The Nitrospira sp. KM1 genome includes a window with the following:
- a CDS encoding NAD(P)/FAD-dependent oxidoreductase has protein sequence MYDVIIIGGSYAGLAAALQLVRARRHVLIVDAGQRRNRFAHHSHGFLGQDGQPPEAIAAKGRSEVLAYPTVTWREALATETRSASDGFVVRAGSDEHHGKRLILATGVVDELPAIPGLAERWGKQIFYCPYCDGYEFGMGRLGVLATSAASTRFALLISEWAGAGKTTFFLNGAIEPEVEQVAALASRNIAVERENVVAVAGEDPALELRLGNGRSSTLDGLFLLPSTRLNSPFAEQLGCEVEMGQHGPLYRTDETKETTVAGVFACGDAALTMPSVAFAVADGVRAGKFAHQSLVFGSAKKEKT, from the coding sequence ATGTACGACGTCATCATTATCGGCGGAAGCTACGCGGGCCTCGCAGCGGCACTCCAGTTGGTGCGAGCGCGTAGACACGTGCTCATCGTCGATGCGGGCCAGCGGCGGAATCGCTTCGCGCACCACTCACACGGGTTTCTTGGACAGGATGGACAACCGCCGGAGGCCATTGCGGCCAAGGGACGGTCCGAGGTCCTCGCCTACCCCACCGTTACTTGGCGGGAGGCGCTCGCAACCGAGACCCGCTCCGCTTCAGACGGGTTTGTCGTGCGTGCAGGCTCCGACGAGCATCATGGTAAACGTCTCATTCTTGCAACCGGCGTCGTCGATGAGCTTCCTGCTATTCCCGGGCTGGCCGAGCGGTGGGGCAAGCAAATCTTCTACTGCCCATACTGCGATGGTTACGAATTTGGGATGGGGCGCCTCGGCGTGTTGGCGACGAGCGCGGCATCGACGCGTTTCGCCCTCCTGATTTCCGAGTGGGCGGGAGCCGGAAAAACCACGTTTTTCCTCAATGGCGCCATCGAGCCCGAGGTGGAGCAGGTCGCCGCGCTGGCATCGCGCAACATCGCAGTCGAGCGGGAGAACGTCGTCGCGGTCGCCGGCGAGGATCCTGCTTTGGAGCTGCGTCTCGGCAATGGGCGTTCCAGCACGCTAGACGGGCTGTTTCTCCTCCCTTCCACGCGGCTCAACAGTCCCTTCGCAGAGCAGCTTGGATGCGAGGTGGAGATGGGGCAGCATGGTCCCCTCTACAGGACCGACGAGACGAAGGAGACGACCGTTGCGGGCGTATTCGCATGCGGCGATGCCGCGCTGACGATGCCGTCGGTGGCGTTCGCGGTCGCGGATGGCGTGCGAGCGGGAAAATTCGCTCACCAGTCGCTTGTCTTTGGATCAGCGAAAAAGGAGAAGACGTAA
- a CDS encoding alkaline phosphatase PhoX, giving the protein MNKVNQSALNWHQGMMKVGLVTALLARSALPVSAADDFGADVVEKQLRNRSMQWFGIEEPLDASAPPTSGPYRTPAQGAGKQVLLAEGLRAEYVTRMVGDAADQFAFWPSDENPTHLIFCIEGSRQDLGTLLPGGFVQKFNPGVQRVRIRDGEVDTIVRGTDACDGIRRTAWGTILFTEERTDGGAYEILNPLQVTNHTITDRTLGNIVDQNGLPSVSIVQRTALPTIAWEGIAVLPSGVILAGDELRPGTGTPDADGGAIFKFIPAVPRTSSGPISNLNESPLATGNVYALRMSCITGVQYGQGCEIGTGAWIAVGTPTARADADKLGATGYYRPEDLELDEEYSGEGVRFCWTNTGDASIANYGEVLCGIDRTPLVADSNRQTVTANRFVEGDADFNQPDNFAFQPKTHNHYVIEDNPNGDIFACLPDGADRDIKTDGCVKILSVRDSSAEPTGFKFSSDGKTAYVSIQHSNDMNMPKVDDYGTDDILKITGFKTNTRSDRGSSK; this is encoded by the coding sequence ATGAACAAGGTCAACCAATCCGCTTTGAATTGGCACCAGGGGATGATGAAGGTCGGGCTGGTGACGGCATTGCTCGCAAGATCAGCGCTGCCAGTCTCTGCTGCCGACGATTTCGGAGCTGACGTCGTGGAGAAGCAGTTGCGAAATCGCTCTATGCAATGGTTTGGAATTGAGGAGCCATTGGACGCCTCGGCTCCTCCTACATCAGGACCTTATCGCACGCCGGCGCAAGGTGCAGGAAAACAGGTGCTTCTCGCGGAAGGGCTTCGAGCCGAATACGTGACCCGCATGGTGGGCGATGCAGCTGACCAGTTTGCTTTCTGGCCGAGCGATGAGAATCCAACCCATCTTATCTTCTGCATTGAAGGTAGCAGACAAGACCTCGGGACATTGCTCCCAGGCGGCTTCGTACAAAAGTTTAATCCGGGCGTTCAGCGTGTTCGTATACGGGATGGAGAAGTGGATACTATCGTTCGTGGAACCGATGCCTGTGATGGGATCCGGCGAACTGCCTGGGGAACCATTCTGTTCACCGAAGAACGCACTGACGGTGGCGCCTATGAGATTCTCAATCCCTTGCAAGTGACCAACCATACGATTACTGATCGGACGTTGGGCAACATCGTTGATCAGAATGGCCTTCCTTCCGTTTCAATTGTACAACGCACGGCGTTGCCGACAATAGCATGGGAAGGAATCGCCGTGCTGCCCTCTGGAGTCATCCTCGCAGGCGACGAGTTGCGGCCAGGCACCGGTACGCCGGACGCCGACGGCGGAGCCATCTTTAAATTCATTCCCGCTGTACCACGTACGTCCTCCGGCCCAATCTCGAATCTCAATGAGTCGCCGCTTGCAACCGGAAATGTATATGCATTGCGCATGAGCTGTATAACCGGCGTGCAATATGGACAGGGATGTGAAATCGGAACTGGTGCATGGATTGCGGTCGGAACGCCCACGGCGCGTGCCGACGCAGACAAGCTCGGAGCCACCGGATACTATCGTCCCGAAGATCTTGAACTCGATGAGGAGTACAGCGGCGAAGGAGTTCGATTCTGCTGGACCAATACCGGTGACGCGAGCATCGCGAATTACGGAGAAGTTCTCTGTGGGATCGACCGAACGCCTCTCGTCGCTGATTCCAACCGACAGACCGTCACGGCCAATCGGTTTGTAGAAGGGGATGCGGACTTCAATCAGCCGGATAACTTTGCGTTTCAGCCCAAGACGCACAATCACTATGTTATCGAGGACAACCCGAACGGCGATATTTTTGCCTGTTTGCCGGATGGCGCCGATCGGGATATCAAGACCGATGGTTGCGTGAAAATCCTCTCAGTCAGAGATTCATCGGCGGAGCCGACGGGGTTTAAGTTTTCGTCTGATGGCAAGACGGCATATGTGTCGATTCAGCATAGCAACGATATGAATATGCCTAAGGTCGATGACTATGGAACGGATGACATCCTCAAAATTACCGGATTCAAGACGAATACACGATCTGACCGGGGTAGTTCGAAGTAA
- a CDS encoding bifunctional UDP-sugar hydrolase/5'-nucleotidase — MRVQWLIIAFLPFLNFAGDIRIVTDGTVDGSQRDTISIREAATVPVVWRGVKEQGHIESELIKILAINDFHGQLSAGHRIENRPVGGAAILAAYLRQAQNDPSDSRLPEKTLIAHAGDHVGASPPESSFFQDEPSIAFLNSLANSYCSHGNRLHPKCNIVGTVGNHEFDEGETEMLRLIEGGNHSSGPYIDNPYRGTRFPYISANVVDRVSGEPILPPFVVKEVGAIKLAFIGAVLKETPTVVMPAGISHLRFLDEIESINRYVRYLRESRDIRTFVVLIHQGGRQTAYEGPTQPGVILTGQEIMKIIEGLDDDVDVVVSGHSHNFTNTLVKNSHGKDILVIQAFASGTAYADIQLQIDRSTGDVVEKVGAIVTAYADRGPGLVPDPEVKQLVSLAEQKVAPLTMRFIGEAQTEILRIENEAGESDLGNLVADAQRAAMKTDFAFMNPGGLRADLPKGAISFRDLFLVQPFSNTLLRMTLSGQDIYDLLNQQWVGQSRPRMLKVSGLTYSWDNRRLPGEKVVDVRGQDGLPLDRAKTYSITVNDYLAAGGDRFSVFIKGRDRVGGPVDIEALVSYVKLLPQPFECPSNNRILRLR, encoded by the coding sequence ATGCGGGTACAATGGCTGATCATCGCCTTTCTCCCTTTCCTCAATTTCGCCGGCGATATTCGCATCGTCACCGACGGAACCGTTGATGGTAGTCAACGCGACACCATTTCGATTCGGGAAGCGGCTACAGTACCAGTTGTCTGGCGAGGCGTTAAGGAGCAAGGTCACATTGAATCCGAACTGATCAAAATCCTCGCCATTAACGATTTTCACGGGCAATTATCAGCGGGCCACCGGATTGAAAACCGGCCCGTCGGCGGAGCTGCCATTCTTGCCGCATATCTGAGACAAGCTCAAAATGACCCATCCGATTCTCGGCTGCCTGAGAAGACCCTCATTGCACATGCCGGGGACCATGTTGGTGCATCACCGCCCGAATCATCTTTCTTTCAGGACGAACCCTCCATCGCCTTCTTGAATTCACTTGCGAATTCATATTGCAGTCATGGGAACAGGTTGCATCCCAAATGCAACATCGTGGGGACAGTTGGGAATCATGAGTTCGACGAAGGAGAAACTGAAATGCTTCGCTTAATTGAGGGAGGCAATCACTCCTCAGGTCCCTACATCGATAACCCCTACCGTGGCACACGATTTCCCTATATTTCGGCCAATGTGGTCGATAGGGTGTCAGGAGAACCTATCTTACCGCCGTTCGTTGTCAAAGAAGTTGGCGCGATAAAGCTGGCGTTTATTGGTGCTGTCCTTAAGGAAACGCCGACAGTTGTGATGCCAGCCGGTATCAGTCACCTAAGGTTTCTCGATGAAATCGAAAGCATCAATCGCTATGTCCGCTACCTCCGAGAGAGCCGCGATATTCGGACGTTTGTCGTATTAATCCACCAAGGCGGACGTCAAACCGCCTATGAAGGGCCAACTCAACCTGGCGTTATCCTAACAGGACAGGAGATCATGAAGATTATTGAAGGTCTGGACGATGACGTTGATGTCGTCGTATCCGGCCATAGTCACAATTTCACAAACACGCTTGTAAAGAATTCCCATGGTAAAGACATTCTCGTTATACAAGCTTTTGCATCCGGAACAGCCTATGCGGATATCCAATTGCAAATCGACCGCAGCACTGGTGATGTGGTGGAAAAGGTCGGCGCCATTGTCACCGCTTATGCAGACAGAGGGCCGGGCCTCGTGCCAGATCCAGAAGTCAAGCAACTGGTTTCTTTGGCTGAACAGAAAGTTGCTCCGCTCACGATGCGCTTCATCGGCGAAGCGCAAACTGAGATCTTGCGGATAGAGAACGAGGCGGGAGAGTCCGATCTGGGCAATCTCGTCGCCGATGCGCAGCGGGCGGCAATGAAGACTGACTTTGCTTTCATGAATCCAGGTGGTCTCCGCGCTGACCTCCCGAAAGGTGCCATCTCTTTCCGGGACCTGTTCCTGGTCCAACCGTTCTCAAATACCCTTCTACGCATGACTCTCAGTGGACAGGACATTTATGACCTGTTGAATCAACAGTGGGTGGGGCAATCGCGGCCTCGCATGCTGAAAGTCTCGGGGCTCACGTACAGTTGGGATAATCGGCGACTTCCCGGAGAGAAGGTTGTGGATGTGCGGGGGCAAGATGGTTTGCCATTGGATAGAGCGAAGACGTATTCGATAACCGTCAATGATTACCTAGCCGCCGGCGGAGACAGGTTTTCAGTGTTCATCAAGGGAAGGGATCGTGTCGGAGGTCCAGTGGACATTGAAGCTCTCGTTTCCTATGTGAAACTGCTTCCTCAGCCATTCGAGTGTCCGTCCAACAATAGGATTCTACGTCTTCGCTAA
- a CDS encoding surface-adhesin E family protein produces the protein MLSAEGVYIFLPRSLILGMLVGVALLPTTPAHGEWKAVSTGTDHTTVYSDPETVLRIKGHVTVWQLLDFQRTQTVGGKPYLSVKLHNEFDCEGKLTRVLEITHFSGNMGSGRVVSTTSDNQQWVRVIPNTLASMALATYCNEGIKEPPHS, from the coding sequence ATGCTTTCTGCGGAAGGCGTATATATATTTCTGCCTCGGTCTTTAATACTTGGGATGCTCGTGGGAGTGGCTCTCCTTCCGACGACACCTGCTCACGGAGAATGGAAGGCGGTGAGCACGGGTACGGATCATACGACTGTCTATTCTGATCCTGAAACGGTCCTCCGCATCAAGGGCCATGTAACTGTTTGGCAACTCCTTGATTTCCAGCGTACCCAAACGGTCGGAGGGAAGCCATATTTGTCAGTGAAGCTGCACAACGAGTTTGATTGCGAGGGGAAGCTAACCCGCGTGCTGGAAATCACTCACTTCTCTGGAAACATGGGAAGCGGCAGGGTAGTCTCGACTACATCGGATAATCAACAGTGGGTACGGGTGATTCCGAATACACTTGCATCAATGGCCCTGGCAACGTATTGCAATGAAGGCATTAAAGAACCTCCACACTCGTAA
- a CDS encoding PstS family phosphate ABC transporter substrate-binding protein encodes MLWDLGRAMHKHREYRTGLMTVGVCLLAFGSVSHAEHEKANYGGAFVDPSLSSYSAESTVSGRMTIAGSDTMQPVLSKLAMEFRRRHPDIKLAIQGSRDSKLTPEQVFITGISTMRRGDGDTAGHFGAYDVQILASSRPLMEKELSGFKDRYGYTPLAIPIAQDALAVYVNQNNPTERLTLAQIDAMFSGTRKRGLPEMTEWGQLGLDGNWEHAPIQLFGRDQRSTGTLPFFKHAVLLDGEFTRSVIPQPGSASIVIAVGKSDYAIGYSGIGFQTTAVKPVAVAEGVDKPYIFPTAETVMSGEYPLSRPLYLYVNKNPSKVWDPKALEFLRFINSREGQETVSRTGVYPLSSSQLASNQTVLQNEALRASR; translated from the coding sequence ATGCTCTGGGATCTGGGAAGAGCCATGCACAAGCATAGAGAATATCGTACAGGGCTCATGACAGTCGGCGTGTGCCTACTAGCCTTTGGATCCGTGAGCCATGCAGAACATGAAAAGGCGAATTACGGAGGGGCCTTCGTCGATCCCAGCCTGTCTAGTTACTCAGCAGAAAGCACAGTATCCGGTCGTATGACGATCGCCGGATCGGACACCATGCAACCGGTCCTGTCCAAACTCGCAATGGAGTTCAGACGGCGTCATCCTGACATCAAGTTGGCCATTCAGGGTTCTCGAGATTCCAAGCTCACACCTGAGCAGGTCTTTATCACGGGTATTTCCACGATGCGTCGTGGGGACGGCGATACGGCTGGACATTTCGGAGCGTACGACGTGCAAATTCTTGCCTCATCCAGGCCCTTGATGGAGAAGGAATTGAGCGGATTCAAAGACAGATATGGCTATACCCCGCTTGCTATCCCGATCGCTCAAGACGCGCTTGCCGTCTACGTCAACCAGAACAATCCGACCGAACGGCTTACCCTTGCTCAGATCGACGCGATGTTTTCAGGCACACGCAAGCGAGGCTTGCCTGAGATGACAGAGTGGGGGCAACTCGGCCTCGATGGAAACTGGGAGCATGCACCCATTCAGCTTTTCGGGCGTGACCAACGATCTACCGGGACGTTACCATTCTTCAAGCACGCGGTCTTGTTGGATGGAGAATTTACGCGCTCGGTCATTCCGCAGCCTGGTTCGGCATCGATCGTCATCGCAGTTGGAAAATCAGATTACGCAATCGGGTACAGCGGCATCGGCTTTCAGACGACGGCCGTCAAGCCTGTTGCTGTGGCGGAAGGGGTTGACAAACCCTACATTTTCCCCACCGCCGAGACGGTGATGAGCGGCGAGTATCCCTTGAGCCGTCCACTCTATCTGTATGTGAACAAGAATCCTTCCAAGGTATGGGATCCTAAGGCTCTCGAGTTCTTGCGATTCATCAATAGCCGTGAAGGACAAGAGACCGTCTCACGAACCGGCGTCTATCCACTTTCGTCGTCGCAGCTAGCGTCAAATCAGACTGTCTTGCAGAACGAAGCACTTCGCGCGTCCCGTTAG
- a CDS encoding sodium-dependent bicarbonate transport family permease has product MPLFFVLGVLARLVRSELNVSDAVYGGLILYPLTAIGLKGGRKFTRSAFLQDERQSLANTVSIPGYNI; this is encoded by the coding sequence ATGCCGTTATTTTTTGTGTTGGGCGTACTCGCCCGACTGGTCCGTTCAGAACTCAACGTATCCGATGCGGTTTATGGAGGATTGATCCTCTATCCGCTGACGGCCATCGGCTTGAAGGGGGGACGGAAATTCACGAGGTCTGCGTTTCTTCAAGATGAGCGGCAATCTTTGGCTAACACTGTGAGCATCCCAGGTTACAACATATGA
- a CDS encoding porin, with the protein MTWIRLMMCCTYLVLVIPGTSYPQSIPGVASPKPPGPFKEPEAPKPTTSEATSLEELMLERGLISQDDYIRLKAEHERRMSETATMAEFTSSPRWYERLRHYGYGQFRYNQLGNPNGQVRTYHDASVGDTSNGAQPGFFYRRIRWVVTGQMSEHVGIFFQPDLASNVSGNTHVLSMRDAWGEWYFDKDKEYRFRVGLQRVPASWDNWQASRQRMAIDRADATNSGAQSERDLGISFQWTPKFAQQRWKHMIDYLYGAGDWGMFNVSVYNGQGLNAQETNKDKHVGVRFAYPFELPGGRLFEVGMNAYRGQFTVNRGTPAAGTTLWSNFDAGHQSGKYLDERLNFFLYFPPQPWGFIAEYVVGRGPERDSRGVIREQSLYGGYVQGHYTWQYNDTGLANFYVRYQAYNGGLKFQAGAPSDNMQETELGIAWMPDPQWEITTAYSFTDRRNVFTTTPGSATVPGQQFDAYGNLIRLQLIWFWN; encoded by the coding sequence ATGACGTGGATTCGATTGATGATGTGTTGCACGTACTTGGTGTTGGTCATTCCCGGAACGTCTTACCCGCAAAGCATTCCGGGTGTAGCCAGTCCGAAACCACCAGGGCCGTTTAAGGAACCGGAAGCGCCGAAACCTACAACCAGCGAGGCCACGTCTCTTGAGGAACTCATGCTCGAAAGAGGGCTGATCTCACAGGACGACTACATACGGCTCAAAGCTGAACACGAACGTAGAATGTCTGAAACAGCGACGATGGCCGAGTTTACCTCCAGCCCTCGTTGGTATGAGCGCCTGCGGCATTATGGATACGGGCAGTTTCGCTACAACCAGCTTGGAAACCCGAATGGTCAGGTCCGGACGTATCACGATGCGTCGGTGGGTGATACGTCAAACGGCGCTCAGCCCGGCTTCTTCTACCGCCGGATTCGATGGGTCGTCACCGGACAAATGTCTGAGCATGTCGGGATTTTCTTTCAACCCGACCTCGCGAGCAATGTGAGCGGCAATACGCACGTACTTAGCATGCGCGATGCATGGGGCGAATGGTACTTCGATAAGGACAAGGAGTATCGCTTTCGCGTGGGGCTTCAACGTGTGCCGGCTTCCTGGGACAATTGGCAGGCCAGCCGCCAGCGCATGGCGATCGACCGCGCAGATGCGACCAACTCCGGCGCACAAAGCGAGCGTGATTTAGGAATTTCGTTTCAATGGACTCCCAAGTTTGCACAACAGCGCTGGAAACACATGATCGACTATCTGTATGGCGCGGGTGACTGGGGTATGTTCAATGTCTCCGTGTACAACGGCCAGGGATTGAACGCGCAAGAAACGAACAAGGACAAGCATGTCGGCGTTCGTTTCGCGTATCCGTTCGAATTACCAGGCGGAAGACTCTTCGAGGTGGGGATGAACGCCTATCGTGGGCAATTTACTGTCAACCGGGGTACCCCGGCCGCTGGAACCACTTTATGGTCGAACTTCGATGCTGGGCACCAATCAGGAAAGTACCTCGACGAACGCCTCAACTTCTTTTTGTATTTTCCGCCCCAGCCTTGGGGTTTCATTGCCGAATATGTCGTCGGACGAGGGCCGGAACGGGATAGCAGAGGAGTTATAAGAGAACAGAGTCTCTACGGCGGATACGTCCAGGGGCACTACACCTGGCAATACAACGATACAGGGCTCGCGAACTTCTATGTGAGATATCAAGCCTATAACGGTGGATTGAAGTTTCAAGCCGGCGCGCCCAGCGACAATATGCAAGAGACCGAACTTGGCATTGCCTGGATGCCTGATCCGCAGTGGGAAATCACCACTGCCTATTCGTTCACCGATCGGCGGAACGTGTTCACGACCACTCCGGGGAGCGCCACTGTTCCCGGGCAACAGTTTGATGCGTACGGAAATCTGATCCGACTTCAGTTGATCTGGTTCTGGAACTGA
- a CDS encoding response regulator, translated as MTKILVIDDDAHDRDLLATVLAERGYEVIMADNGGTGLTLCHRRTPDAVVLDLHMPGIDGRSLLRQLRTLHPTLPVVVCSGHNAGEVELEMLNQGATAFIQKAFSLHQLGLALQEILPSPTQD; from the coding sequence ATGACCAAGATTCTCGTCATAGACGATGATGCCCACGATCGGGATCTCCTAGCTACCGTCTTAGCGGAAAGAGGATATGAAGTTATCATGGCAGACAATGGTGGGACGGGTTTGACGTTATGCCACCGGCGAACTCCTGATGCTGTGGTGTTGGACCTCCACATGCCAGGAATAGACGGTCGCAGCCTACTGCGGCAATTGCGGACACTACACCCCACCCTGCCGGTCGTAGTTTGTAGTGGACACAACGCAGGAGAGGTTGAGCTGGAAATGCTGAACCAGGGAGCCACCGCCTTTATTCAGAAGGCATTTTCACTGCATCAGCTGGGATTGGCATTGCAGGAGATCCTGCCCTCCCCTACTCAAGACTGA
- a CDS encoding endonuclease/exonuclease/phosphatase family protein, with amino-acid sequence MAFTITTWNIQNYRKADPVYADKLTYLVHALKALNSDVIALQEVLDLEAVKELAAGIGFSYVAAQPDGRGNRVAFLTRNALAQEPEAIDQWMLAPGVQVRDFAANGTVEVLPKFSRPAFHITVSYGGKNIDVIAAHLKSKLLTFGGNFSTKDETLRARTAFFALERRAAEATTLRDFVTDLLKTNRNVILLGDLNDGSEAATTELLYGPPGSQPRGPEDATQVSGAFQREDAQDKQRLFNVTKFIPEAARWSRRHNGQNELLDHILVSQGLLPRVNGLRRVPTMRIDNADTPNLAGSDPNVGGVLPDHAPVTAIFA; translated from the coding sequence ATGGCGTTTACCATCACGACTTGGAACATTCAAAACTACCGAAAAGCCGATCCTGTTTATGCTGATAAGCTCACCTATTTAGTGCATGCACTTAAAGCATTGAACTCGGATGTCATTGCTCTACAGGAAGTGTTGGACCTTGAGGCTGTCAAGGAACTAGCGGCTGGCATCGGTTTCTCTTACGTCGCAGCACAACCTGACGGCCGCGGAAATAGAGTCGCATTTCTAACTCGAAACGCGCTGGCACAGGAACCTGAAGCGATTGACCAGTGGATGCTTGCGCCTGGAGTGCAAGTTCGAGATTTTGCCGCAAACGGCACAGTAGAGGTATTGCCGAAATTTTCCCGGCCTGCCTTCCATATCACCGTGTCATACGGCGGTAAAAACATCGATGTCATTGCAGCACATCTGAAATCGAAACTCCTGACCTTCGGCGGCAATTTTTCGACCAAGGATGAAACATTGCGAGCACGCACCGCCTTCTTTGCCTTGGAGCGGCGAGCCGCAGAAGCTACGACACTTCGAGACTTCGTTACTGACTTACTGAAGACCAATCGTAACGTCATCCTGCTTGGGGATCTTAATGATGGTTCGGAGGCGGCAACCACCGAACTCTTGTATGGTCCGCCTGGCAGTCAGCCGCGAGGACCAGAGGACGCTACCCAGGTGAGCGGGGCGTTTCAACGGGAAGATGCGCAGGACAAGCAGCGGCTATTTAATGTCACGAAGTTTATTCCTGAAGCTGCTCGCTGGTCCCGTCGCCATAATGGCCAGAATGAACTTTTGGATCATATCCTGGTCAGTCAAGGGTTACTGCCACGCGTGAACGGATTGCGGAGAGTACCGACCATGCGGATCGATAATGCCGATACACCGAACTTAGCTGGCAGCGATCCAAATGTTGGAGGTGTATTGCCGGATCACGCCCCGGTCACAGCCATATTTGCCTGA
- a CDS encoding tyrosine-type recombinase/integrase — protein sequence MRAFRKYWARVCKLAKIQDLHFHDLRHTFTTRLQSLGVDYEVRQTLLGHRMPGMTATYSHGGPEWDAKLAKPSVHYIRHSKWSMVWSTNARPSRWVIVTT from the coding sequence ATCCGAGCCTTCAGGAAATATTGGGCTCGAGTCTGCAAATTGGCCAAGATTCAGGATTTGCATTTTCACGACCTACGACACACCTTCACCACCCGCCTACAAAGCTTGGGAGTCGACTACGAGGTCAGACAGACCTTGCTTGGGCATCGGATGCCCGGGATGACGGCCACCTACTCCCATGGAGGTCCGGAGTGGGATGCGAAGCTCGCCAAGCCGTCAGTTCACTACATCAGGCATTCAAAATGGTCGATGGTTTGGTCTACGAACGCTCGTCCATCGCGGTGGGTGATCGTAACCACTTGA
- a CDS encoding AAA family ATPase — protein sequence MSPQYDLFNPSAIKRIVVEKLFGVFSYTIPAPDSDCSQLLIIYGDNGSGKTTILKLVFHLLSPESNKGHRSFVAKTPFKSLHIELENGFAVSASREDTLIGEYELRIAQGETILAQCKCITKEDFAVVAHCEGLNRVEEQLARLELTVHFLADDRRMARSVQVPRETKTVYERRYRVPGVIGAKDEDSDESRLDANLKTAVYRVTQWIRQQVLRGSSKGQEDSNTIYAHVIRQIIAKKDSSELHSGSIVETIDTLASRNNLFSEFGFIAPINIQSFKEPLMSAPSTNYHLVSRILQPYFDGIRARLDALDGIYQLVKLFVTNVNSFYTNKQIAFSLQEGLSIISADDSKLHFTMLSSGEKQLLLLFCNTLLARDKSAVFIIDEPELSLNVKWQRRLLKALLECIQGSNIQFLLATHSLEILALHRKNVAKLISDPLEQFDELRSANP from the coding sequence ATGTCACCGCAGTATGACCTTTTCAATCCATCGGCAATAAAGAGAATAGTTGTAGAAAAATTGTTCGGTGTTTTTTCATATACTATTCCGGCACCAGACTCGGATTGCTCACAACTCCTAATCATATATGGCGACAACGGCTCAGGGAAAACAACCATACTCAAGTTGGTGTTTCATCTTTTATCCCCTGAAAGCAATAAAGGGCATAGATCATTTGTCGCTAAGACGCCTTTCAAAAGCCTCCATATCGAACTTGAAAATGGCTTTGCTGTGTCCGCCAGCAGAGAAGATACCCTGATAGGCGAATATGAACTCAGAATCGCACAAGGCGAAACAATCTTGGCCCAGTGTAAGTGCATTACGAAAGAAGATTTTGCCGTAGTCGCACATTGTGAAGGTTTAAACAGAGTTGAGGAGCAACTAGCAAGGCTTGAGCTAACCGTGCATTTTCTTGCAGATGATAGGAGGATGGCTCGCAGCGTCCAGGTCCCCAGAGAAACCAAAACAGTGTATGAAAGACGCTACCGAGTCCCAGGGGTTATAGGCGCTAAAGACGAGGATTCCGATGAGTCCAGACTTGATGCAAATCTTAAGACTGCAGTTTACAGAGTTACCCAATGGATAAGACAGCAGGTGCTCAGAGGTTCCTCCAAAGGCCAGGAGGATTCAAATACAATATATGCCCATGTCATCAGACAAATAATCGCAAAAAAAGATTCCTCAGAATTGCATTCAGGCTCTATTGTTGAGACCATCGACACACTTGCTTCACGAAACAATCTATTTTCAGAATTCGGATTTATTGCCCCAATAAATATTCAATCCTTTAAGGAACCACTGATGAGCGCCCCAAGCACTAACTATCATCTAGTGAGCAGGATACTGCAACCTTACTTTGATGGAATCAGGGCGCGATTGGATGCCCTAGATGGTATCTACCAACTTGTGAAGCTGTTTGTGACTAATGTTAATTCGTTCTACACCAACAAGCAGATCGCGTTTAGTTTACAGGAGGGTTTATCCATAATTTCAGCCGACGACTCAAAATTGCACTTTACAATGCTCTCATCAGGCGAAAAACAACTTTTGTTACTTTTCTGCAATACGCTCTTAGCAAGAGACAAGTCAGCCGTTTTCATTATTGACGAACCTGAGTTGTCTCTAAATGTGAAATGGCAGCGGCGCCTGTTAAAAGCACTGCTAGAATGCATCCAGGGAAGTAACATACAGTTTCTTCTTGCTACTCATTCGCTAGAGATTCTGGCTTTACACAGAAAAAACGTTGCGAAGTTGATATCCGATCCACTGGAGCAATTTGATGAGTTACGATCGGCGAACCCTTGA